The Flavobacterium sp. K5-23 genome segment ATTTAGAACAAATCAATCAAAATTTCAAGTCCAAAAACAATTTCATAAATATAATTAATGAATTTTCTTTGGCCAGAAAAAGCAACTTGTTTAGCCTAAAAGTAAGCCTACTAAATACAGATAGTTCCTTAAAATCGTCTATAACTCAAAACAATGATTTCGACTCCAACTTAGATTTGGATAAAAAATCTATTCAAATTAATCCGTCGTGGATAAAAAGCTGGAGTTCAAAATTTCAGTCGACTATTGCGTCTAGAATTTCATATACAGATTTACAATTTTCAATTGATCGAAATTCATTTTGGAGATTTGAACCGAGTGTGAATTTGGGATACAATTTCAACATCCTAAACAAACTATCCTTTAATTATTCATTAAACCACGAATTACCATCGATTAACCAATTGCAGAACAATACGTTTATATCAGATTTTCAAACTTTGCATAATAATAGTTTAGTCTCCTTTAAACAGCTAATCCCTAGAAACGAATTCTCATTAGATTATCTAAATATAAACACTAAAACTCAAAGCGTATTTTTTTCTAAATTGACGTATAGCATTACTGAAAAATTTATTTCGAATAATGGAAACTATCAAAACAACTGGGCCGAGAATCAATTCATTATAACAAATAATCAAAAACTTCTAAATGGTATGGCTTATTATGATTTGAAATTTAAAAAAATGCCGTTTTCCATAAAAAACACATTTGCTTTTTTAAGTACTGATGGGTTTTCACAATTTAACGGCGTAAACAACAATGTGAAATCGCAAGTCCTCTCGAGTAAACAACAACTAATTTCTAACATAAAAAATGCTTGGATACAATTTGATCTTGGTTTCAATTTCAGGCAAACCCAATTCAATCAATCCATTAATTCTTTTTCAAACAAAACCGAAGCATATCAACTGTCCTTTAATTTACGCGGTAAAATCAAAGACAAGTTAAAATGGGATATAGGGATTAATAGAGATTATCAAAACTCAAGTTACACCTCAAACAGGATTGACTTCCTTAATTCCAATATTCAATACATCATATCCAAAAAGCTTAAATTAAGCTGTAATGGGTTTAATCTTTTGAATTTAGACAATAGCAAGATTGTAAAAACTAGTTTCAACGAAATTTATTTTACAGAAACAATCACTAAAATAATGCCTGGATATATATTATTTGGTTTGAATTATTCATACTAAAAAATCCAACAAACTAATTATCTTTACGAAATGGTATTAGTCACAGGAGGAACAGGTTTAGTAGGCGCTCATTTATTACTTCATTTGATTGAAAATGGGGAAAACGTACGTGCCATTTATCGAAAAACAGAAAGCATTGATAAAACGAAATCCTTATTCGATTTATACAAAAAATCAAGTTTGTTTGAGGCTATTCAATGGATGCAAGCGGATATCACGGACACCCCTTCTTTAGAAAATGTTTTTAGAGATGTTGACTTTGTCTATCATTGTGCCGCCTTAATTTCTTTTGATCCTAAAGAAGAAGATTTAGTTAGGAAAACTAATATCGAAGGAACGGCAAATATGGTGAATTTTTGTCTTGCCAAGGGAATCCAAAAACTATGTTATTTGAGTTCTATAGCTGCCCTTGGGGATTTGGCTCCCCACGAAAAAATAATCACTGAGGAAACCGAATGGAATCCCGAAAAACCACATAGCGATTATGCCATTTCTAAATATGGCGCCGAAATGGAAATATGGCGTGGTCAGCAAGAAGGTTTGGATGTTGTGGTTTTAAACCCGGGAATTATCATTGGCCCTGGTTTTAGAGAACAGGGAAGTGGAAAGCTTTTCTCGAAAGTAGCTAGCGGCATGTCTTATTATACTTTAGGCAAAACTGGATTTGTGGCTGTTACGGATGTCGTTCAAATCGCTTTCCAATTAATGAAAAGTGAAATGCAAAACGAGCGTTTTACCCTCATTGCACAAAATATTGTATTCAGAGAAGTGATCAATAGCATTGCTGACTCCTTAAAGGTCAAGAAACCCAGTGTTCATGCAAAACCGTTTCTCATTGAAATAGGATGGAGAATAGATTGGCTATTGGCAGTTGTTTTTAATCGAAATAGAGAGTTGACTCGCGCCACTGCAAAAGCATCTTATAGTGTTCAAGAATATTCTAATGAAAAAATCAAGACCGCAATAAAAAAAGATTTCATTGATGTACATCAGTACATTAATGAAATCTCTCGTTTATAATCTCGCTATTTATTCTTTTTTTAAACGTTCCCTTCTTTGTTTTATTTTTTCAGGAATCAGCTTTTTTAATGTTAAAGAATCTTTTAGTTTCAAATCAGCATTTTTCTTTTTCAACAATACTGCATTCTTCTTTTCCTCAATCTTGACCAATGAATCCGTCACAGCTTTTTCATTCTCAATTCGCTTCGTGATTTTTTCAAACATAATCTTATATTCTCCATAATTTGAAGCATAATAAACATTATTTTGAGCAAATTGAAGACTATCTATCTTGTACTTTTTATAAATATATTTTGAAGGGTTTATATTATTGGTCTCTAAAGAAGCAGGGTTTTGATATTTTATCGCGTCCAAAATAGTCAAATCATAAATAACTTCTTCCATCATCTCTTTTTCAATAAGACGTTCTGGCTTTATGATTCCTTCCTCTTTACAGCTTATAAACACTGCCAAAATCGTTAAAAGTGATAGTATTTTTTTCATTTTTTATCGGTCAAATAACAAACGTTTTCCTGCGCGTATTTCTTTTACTTTAAAAGCGGAATAAACTAATTGTCCGTTTACAAGAGTATGCGTAATTCTTGATTTGAATGTAAACCCTTCAAAAGGCGACCATCCACATTTAGCAAGAATATTTTCTTTCTTAACGCTCCATGGCAAACCTGAATTCACAATAACTAAATCGGCATAATAACCCACTCTGATAAAACCTCTTTTTTCAATTTTGAAAATTTTGGCTGGGTTATGACACATTTTCTCCACAATTTTCTCAATGCTTATTTTACCCTTGTGATACCCTTCAAACATAGCCACTACGGCATGTTGTACTAATGGCCCTCCAGAAGGCGCTTTTAGATACGGCTGTTTCTTTTCTTCTAAAGTATGAGGCGCGTGATCAGTAGCGATAACATCAATTCTATCATCAAGTAAAGCTTCCCAAAGCGCATCACGGTCTTTAGCCGTTTTAACCGCAGGGTTCCATTTTATTAGATTCCCTTTAGTGGCATAATCATCATTTGTAAACCAAAGATGATGCACACAAACTTCGGCAGTGATTTTCTTGTCTTCCAATGGGATTTTATTGGTAAACAAATCCATTTCTTTGGCAGTGGAAAGATGAAAAACGTGCAAGCGAGCACCTGTTTTCTTAGCAAGCGCTACTGCTTTAGAAGACGATATATAACAAGCTTCTTCTGAACGAATAAGGTGATGTGCCGTTACAGGTACATCCTCACCATATTCAGCAATATATTTTTCGGTGTTGTTTTTAATTGTCGTTTCATCTTCACAATGAACAGCGATTAACAACGGAGTACTGGAAAATATTTTCTCTAACGTAGCCTCATTATCAACTAACATATTTCCTGTTGAAGATCCTAAAAATATTTTTATTCCGGCAACATTTTTAGGATTTGTTTTTAGAACTTCTTCTAAATTATCATTGGTTGCTCCCATCATAAACGAATAATTCGCATAAGATTTTTGTGCCGCCAGTTGGTATTTTTCTTCTAATATTTCTTGGGTAACCGCATTAGGAACCGTATTCGGTTGCTCGATAAAAGAAGTAATCCCACCAGCTACTGCTGCTCTGGATTCCGACTCAATATCTCCCTTATGTGTAAGTCCTGGCTCTCTGAAATGCACCTGATCATCGATGGCACCTGGCATCAAATAATTCCCTTCAGCATCAATAATCTTACATTGAGAAGACTTGGCACTTATGCTTTCTGCTATTTCAACAATTAAGTCGTTCTCAATTAAAACATCGCCCTCAAAAATCACCCCTTCATTTACTATTTTGGCATTCTTAATTAAAACACAATTCATTGCAATTATTTATAAAGTATTTATTAATTTTTTTAATCTAAGAGCTATAACTCCCCATACGGCCTCCACTATAATAGAATTACTCATCTTAGAGACCCCTTTTGTTCTATCGGTAAAAATTATAGGAACTTCGGTAATATTGAATTTTTTACAGTAAGTTCTGTATTTCATTTCAATTTGAAAAGCATAACCCACAAATTTTATTTTATCCAAATTCATCTCCTCGAGTACTTTCCTTTTGAAACAAACAAAACCCGCTGTGGCATCATGAATTTTCATTCCCGTTATAATGCGTACATAAACAGAGGCAAAATAAGACATCAAAACTCGGCTCAACGGCCAATTCACCACATTTACACCCGTAACATAACGAGAACCAATTGCTAAATCAGCATTTCCAAAATGACAAGCATTATATAACTTTTCCAGATCATTTGGATTATGGGAAAAATCGGCGTCCATTTCGAAAATATATTCGTATTTTTTAGCCAAAGCCCATTTAAAACCATGCACATAAGCAGTTCCTAATCCGGCTTTTTCCTTTCTTTGTTCCAAAAATAACTGGCCACTAAATTCTTCTTGTAGTTTAATGACTTTATCTGCAGTATGATCTGGAGAATTATCATCAATTATAAGAATATGAAAAGGTTTATGCTGAGAAAGCACCGACCTAATAATGCTCTCGATGTTTTCAATTTCGTTATAGGTAGGAATTATAACAATACAGTCGTTCATATTTCGAGTAATTTCACGGCAAAAGTAACCTTTTTATCGCATTTGATTCATAATAAATTTATAATAAAAAGAATGAAACAAAAAATTAGTAAATTTGCCTCGCTATGACTGAATACGTACTTGATCCAAGAATCACCGAAAACAAAGACTGGGCTACACTTTTATTTGTGTTGTCATTCGCTATTATTGCCATCACTAAATCCGCTTTTGAAAGTCGGTTTAGAGATTTTGTAAACCTTCTTTTCTCAGATAAATACAATAAAGTTTACAGAGACAGCAGCCAAATCAAAAGTGGATTTACCATCTCATTATTTTTTGTACAGATTATTTCACTGGCTTTTTTCATTCAGCTTACACTGAATCTCTTTGGTTATGCCTCAAAAACAGATTGGATACTTTACATCCAACTCTCCACCTTTCTTATCTTCTTTATTTTTGCAAAATATCTAATTGAAAAAATTATTGCTACAGCCTTTAATATTGAGGAATTCATGGAGCAATTCAATCTTCGAAAGGTTACTTATCGAACGTATATCGGATTATTCATACTCCCAATCAACATTATACTGTTCTATTACGATAGTATTCCCAAAATAATTCCAATCAGCATCGTAGCTATAGTACTGATTTCAAACATAATAACCTATGTCGCTTCAATTAAAAACCATCAAAATCTAATATTCGGCAAGTTGTTTTATTTTATTTTATATCTTTGCACTTTGGAAATAGCCCCCTATTTTTTTATGTATTATTGGTTTACAAAAGGTAGCGCTTAGAAAAAGTTAAATATGAAAGTGAAAACAATTTTGGTGTCACAACCCGAGCCTAAAGTGGAAAATTCTCCATACTTTGAGCTCCAACAAAAGCATAAAGTAAAAATTGATTTCAGACCTTTTATTCACATAGAAGGAGTTAATGCTAAAGAGATTCGACTACAAAAAATCGATCTTAATCATTATACTGCAATTATTTTAACCAGTAGAAATGCTGTAGATCATTTTTTCAGAGTAGCTGAGGAAATGCGTTTCAAAGTACCAGAAGGATTAAAATATTTCTGCCAATCTGAAGCTGTTGCATTCTACCTGCAAAAATACGTTGTCTATAGAAAACGTAAAATTTACGTAGGACCTAAAGACTTCGCAGACCTGTCTCCATTGATTAAAAAGTACAAAGACGAAAAATTTCTTTTACCCGCTTCAGATCAATTAAATGCTGATGCTCCAATCACTCTTAATAACTTAAAAGTAGACTGGACTCAAGCTGTTTTTTACAAGACTGTAATGAGTGATCTTTCGGATTTAGCTGATGTTTATTATGATGTTTTGGCTTTCTTTAGCCCTACAGGAATAAAATCATTGTTTAAAAACTTTCCAGACTTTGAACAAAACAATACTAGAATAGCGGTTTTCGGTAGCTCAACTCAAAAAGAAGCATTAGACCACGGTTTAAGAGTAGATATTCTTGCACCAACACCTAATACTCCTTCAATGACAATGGCACTAGAAAAATACATTGTAGAAGCAAACAAAGGAGCTAAATAAATTTAGAACCCCTTTAAAATATAAAAAAAAACCATTCGTCAAAACGAATGGTTTTTTTATGCCTTTACCCCAATTAAAACCTCAACCCGTCAATAATTGTTCTTTTTTAATTAAATTTGGTTTTCAATTAAAACTAAATTTAAGGTTTTAGTTTCAAATAGTAAATTATGAAAATTAATTCCCTGCAAATAGAAATAGACGGTATCGATAAAGAAATTTTAAGATTTCTAATGGAAGATGCCAGAAAACCCATACTTCAAATTGCCAATAAAATTGGAATTTCAGGAGCCGCTATCCACCAGCGATTGCGCAAGCTGGAACAATCTGGAGTGATATCGGGATCTAAATTTGTGGTGAACCAAAAAGTACTAGGATACAACACTATGGCCTTTGTTGGGATTTACCTTGACAAAGCAGCCCGAAATCCAGAAGCCGTAAGAGATTTAAGAAAAATCCCCGAAGTATTGGAATGTCATTACACCACCGGAAATTGGTCCATATTGATAAAAATTATCTGTAGAGACAATGAACATTTAATGCAATTACTCAACACTAAAATCCAGGCAATCGAGGGCGTTTCCAGAACAGAAACCTTTATTTCTCTAGACCAACAAATTGACAGACAGATACAGTTGTAAAATTTAAATATTTCAAAAAAAATCCCAAATCCCAATTTATCAAGATTGGGATTTGGGATTTAATATATTGCTTATTAATTGTTTCTAATCTCTTCGGCTTCCACCCATATATATCGAAATATAATATAGTAAAGTAGCAATAGACCCAAGCGCGGCTACAACATAAGTTCTAGCAGCCCATTTCAAGGCGTCTTTTGCTCCAGCTTGTTCTTGCTGCGTCAGCATTCTTTTACTCTCTAACCAAGCTAAGGCACGGTTACTGGCATCATACTCTACCGGCAAAGTTACTATCGAAAACAAGGTTGTTGCAGCAAAAATTACAATCCCTATCAACAATAACTGTGGAAAACTTTTCATCATAAAAATCCCCGCAAGTAGAATCCATTGCATATAAGTGGACGCGACATTTACAACAGGAACTAATTTAGAACGCATTGTCAACCACTCATACCCTACAGCGTGTTGTACCGCGTGACCACACTCGTGTGCAGCAACTGCAGCAGCCGCAGCATTGCGCTGGTTGTAAACGGCTTCACTAAGATTTACCGTTTTATTTACTGGATTATAATGATCCGTCAACTGACCCGATACCGAAATCACACGAACATCCCGAATTCCGTTATCAGCAAGCATTTTTTCCGCAATTTCAGCGCCTGACATTCCGTTTTGCAAGTGCAATTTAGAATACTGCTCAAACTTACTTTTCAGCCTTGAACTTACCAACCAACTCGCGAGCATAATGGCTCCGGCTAATATTAAATAACTCATTCCCATATTTTCTTTTTTTTACTAGTGAAAGTTACGAAAGAAACATCAAATTTGGAACCAATTTTACAGAATGTCAAATTGGCATTATTGAAAACCAATTTCCAAAAAACAGAAATTCCAAATTCCAATCGAAACATATTTCATTGGAATTTGGAATTTATAAAACTACCCCACCAAGTTGATAATTTTTCCAGGAACAATAATCACTTTATTTGGCGTTTTACCATCTAATTGTTTTATTGTTCTTTCGTCTTTCATGATGATTTCCTCGATTTGGTCTTTGGTTAAATCCAAAGGCAATTCGATTGTGAAACGCATTTTTCCGTTGAAAGAAACAGGATATTCTTTGCTGCTTTCTACCAAATGTTTTGGTTCGAATACAGGAAATGTCACAGTCGCAATTGAACCTGTATTTCCCAATAACGACCATAATTCTTCAGCAATATGAGGTGCGTAAGGCGAAATCACAATTGCCAATGGCTCTAGAATAGCACGAGAATGACAACCTTGAGTCGACAATTCATTCACACAAATCATAAACTGGGAAACCGAGGTATTGAATGAGAAATTCTCAATATCATCTGCCACTTTCTTAATGGTTTTATGTAATGTTTTTAAGTTGTCTTTCGTAGGCACTTCATCATTGACAATCATATTGTGTTCATCAAAATACAAACGACACAGTTTTTTTAAGAAACCAAAAACTCCCGAAATACCTGCAGTATTCCAAGGTTTTGCTTGTTCCAATGGTCCTAAGAACATTTCGTACAAACGTAAAGTATCCGCGCCATATTCGTTACAAATGTCGTCTGGCGTTACCACATTGTATTTCGATTTAGACATTTTTTCAACTTCGCGAGAAACCAAATATTTTCCATTAGTATCAGTTATAAAAATGGCATCTTTATAATCACGATAAAGGGGATGATTTTTAAACTTCTCAATGTCTAATTCATTTGATGCATTAATTAAAGCAACATCAACATGTAAATCTTGGATTTTATATTCTAAATTTTCTTCAAGTTCCTCATTATCGAAATTAATTAAACCCAATTTACTCAATTCTTTTCCTGTAATAACCTGTCCAAGCATTGCCTTTTCAGACGAAATAAAAATTGGTACTTTATTTAAGGTATGAATTCTATGTACAAAAGCACTTGTTCCCAAAATCATCCCCTGATTGATCAGTTTTTTGAATGGTTCTTCCGTTGGAGCAAATCCTTTGTCTTTAAGGAATTTATTCCAAAAACGAGAATACAACAAGTGACCGGTTGCGTGCTCGCTTCCGCCAATATATAAATCTACGCTTTCCCAATAAGCCAATGCTTCTTTGCTTGCAAATTCGTTGTCATTTCCTGCATCCATATAACGCATCCAGTACCATGAACTTCCTGCCCAACCTGGCATCGTGTTTAATTCTAAAGGAAAAACGGTGTTGTTGCCCACTAAATTTGTTTCAACCACTTTATTATTAGCGGTATCCCAAGCCCACACAGTTGCGTTTCCTAAAGGAGGCAAACCGTCTTCTGTTGGTAAATATTTCTCTACCTCTGGCAATACAATAGGTAAATGTTTTGCATCAATCATTTGCGGCAAGCCATTTACATAATATACCGGAAAAGGTTCTCCCCAATAGCGTTGACGGGAGAAAACCGCATCACGCAAGCGGTAATTGATTTTTCCGTAACCTTGGTTTAATTTTTCCAGTTCTTCGATTGCTTTCTTGGTCGATTCTTTATATGTCAATCCGTTTAAGAAATCAGAATTGGCAATAATCACATTATCTTTCGAACCGTAAGCCGCTTCAGAAATATCCACATTAGCAAAAATGTTTTTTATTTCCTGCATTCCGCTTTGTCCTTTAAAGAAATTAGCAAAAGCATAATCTCTTTCGTCGCCACAAGGAACCGCCATTACGGCACCTGTTCCGTATCCTGCCAAAACATAATCCCCAATCCAAACTGGAACTGGTTCTTTGGTAAAAGGATGTTCAGCATAAGCTCCTGTAAAAACCCCTGAAATGGTTTTAACATCAGCCATACGTTCTCTTTCGGAACGCTTAGATGATGCTAGTATATAATCGTTTATTTTATCTAAATATTCTGGCGTAGTGATTTCTTGAACCAAAGGGTGCTCTGGCGCCAAAGTCATAAACGTAACTCCAAAGATTGTGTCAGGTCTTGTCGTAAAAACTTCGATATTAGCTTCGTGTTCTTTTAATCTAAAAGAAACCATCGCCCCAACTGATTTTCCAATCCAGTTACGCTGACTTTCTTTGATGCTTTCGCTCCAATCGATATCGTTTAATCCTTGCAACAAACGCTCTGCATAAGCAGAAATACGCATACTCCATTGGGTCATTTTTTTTCGAACTACAGTGAAACCTCCACGTTCCGAAACTCCATTTACGATTTCGTCATTAGCCAAAACAGTTCCTAATCCAGGACACCAGTTTACTTCGGTCTCTGCTAAATACGTTAATCTGTATTGCAACAAAATCTTCTCTTGGGTATCTTTTGCGAAAGCGCTCCATTCATTTGCTGAAAAGCTTTCAATAGCATCATCGCAAACTGCATTGACAGTTGAATTTCCTTCTTTTTCGAATAAAGCAATCAAGGTCGAAATATCTTCGGCTTTGTCGTTATCTTTATTGTACCAAGAATTGAATAACTGGATAAAAATCCATTGTGTATGTTTGTAGTAATCCGGATTTGAAGTTCGCACTTCACGACTCCAGTCAAATGAAAAACCTATTTTATCTAATTGCTTTCTGTATCCTGCTATTTGGTTTCCCTCTTTGTCAAATCCACCATCAATGTTTACACGAGTAGTATCCTCAGGACGTTGCCCTGTTTGAATGGCATATTGTTCAGCCGGTAATCCAAAACTGTCATACCCCATTGGGTGCAACACGTTATAACCTTGATGTCTTTTATATCTAGAATACACATCCGAAGCAATGTAACCTAGAGGGTGTCCTACGTGCAGTCCTGCTCCAGAAGGATAAGGAAACATATCCAAAACGTAATGTTTTGGTTTTTCGGAAGTATTAGACGCAGCAAATGTTTGATTTTCTGCCCAGTATTTTTGCCATTTGGCTTCTATTTCAATCGGATTGTACTTCATTATATAGTTTCAAAGTTGCAAAGCTGCAAAGTTTCTAAGGTTTTTTATTTTAATATCAAGATGGCAAATTTACGTTTATTGTACGAAAATTGAAACTTTGGACGTTATTAACTTCAAATAAAGAAATTCTTTATTATTTTTACCCCATAATTAAAGTAAACTATGAGTTCTTCATTTGATAAATTTCAAAAACGCAGGTTAATTTCCTCTTATTTTTCAGTAGTACTAAGCATTTTCTTAGTTTTATTTCTATTGGGGGTATTAGGGTTGTTCATTATAAATTCGAAAAAACTAGCTGACGATTTCAAAGAAAAAATTGCCATGACGGTATTTTTCAAGAAAGAAGCAAATGATAGTATCATGAAAGCTTTTGGAGCAGAATTAAAAAAAGCTACTTATGCAAGATCTAATGTATATGTTACCAAAGAAGCAGCTGCAAAACAGCACACTGACATAATAGGTGAAGATTTCATGACTTTTCTAGGTGAAAATCCTTTGCAAAACTCTTATGACATCCATTTAAAAGCGGATTATGTAGAGAAAGACAGCATCGCTAAAATCGAGGCTAATTTGCGTAAAAACGTAATGATTTCAGACATTGTTTACGACAAACAATTGGTGAATTTAGTAAATGACAATATCAAAAAAGTAAGTTTGTGGATTTTAATAATCAGCGGATTCCTTACTTTTATTGCTGTTTTATTAATAAACAGTTCTCTTCGACTTTCGATACACTCTAATCGTTTTATTATAAAAACCATGCAAATGGTAGGCGCAACAAAATCGTTTATTAGAAAACCATTTGTGATGCGTAGTATAAAACTAGGGATGCTTGGAGCAATTCTTGCAATCCTTGCGTTGATTGGAGTTTTAATTTATGTTGAAACAAACTTTCCAGATCTTGGAATCTTGGAAAACAAAATACTTATTGTTTTAGTATTACTTGCAGTTTTAGGAATCGGGATTCTGATTACTTGGATAAGCACTTATTTTGCAACTCAAAAATTCTTGAATTTAAGAACAGACGATCTTTACTAGTTAGCAACTTTAATATTTAACTAAAAAATATTCAGCATTTTATAGATGCTGAAATAAATACAGCATAAATGAAAAACAACGAACACAAACAAGAATTTCTTTTTGAAAAGATCAACTATAAAATCTTGCTTATAGGTATTGCCGTAATTACTCTTGGATTCATATTGATGTCTGGTGGAGGAAGTGATGATCCAAATGTATTTAACGAAGCCGTGTTTAGTTTTAGAAGAATTCGTCTGGCTCCCACTACGGTTTTAATTGGTTTTGGAATCACGGTTTATGCTATTTTAAAAAATCCAAAAAAGGCATAAATGACTCTATTACAAGCTTTTCTTATTGCCGTTATCGAAGGATTAACGGAATACCTTCCTGTGTCTTCCACGGCACACATGATTTTCACAAGTTCTTATTTTGGAATCCAGGAAGATGATTTCGTGAAACTATTTCAGGTTTCAATCCAGTTTGGAGCCATATTAGCCGTTGTCGTTTTATACTGGAAGAAATTTTTTGACTTCTCTACCCCAAAAACCGCCATCAATTTCTATATTAAATTAGCGAGTGCTGTGGTTCCCGCTTTAGTATTGGGAAAATTATTTGATGATAAAATCGAAGCGGTTTTAGGAGACCCCATTCCTATTGCCATTGTTTTGATTCTGGGAGGAATCATATTGTTATTTATCGACAGCCGATTCAGAAACCCAACAGTACACCAAGAACAAGACATCACTGTTAAAAAAGCGGTTACCATAGGTTTCTGGCAATGTTTGGC includes the following:
- a CDS encoding leucine--tRNA ligase, which translates into the protein MKYNPIEIEAKWQKYWAENQTFAASNTSEKPKHYVLDMFPYPSGAGLHVGHPLGYIASDVYSRYKRHQGYNVLHPMGYDSFGLPAEQYAIQTGQRPEDTTRVNIDGGFDKEGNQIAGYRKQLDKIGFSFDWSREVRTSNPDYYKHTQWIFIQLFNSWYNKDNDKAEDISTLIALFEKEGNSTVNAVCDDAIESFSANEWSAFAKDTQEKILLQYRLTYLAETEVNWCPGLGTVLANDEIVNGVSERGGFTVVRKKMTQWSMRISAYAERLLQGLNDIDWSESIKESQRNWIGKSVGAMVSFRLKEHEANIEVFTTRPDTIFGVTFMTLAPEHPLVQEITTPEYLDKINDYILASSKRSERERMADVKTISGVFTGAYAEHPFTKEPVPVWIGDYVLAGYGTGAVMAVPCGDERDYAFANFFKGQSGMQEIKNIFANVDISEAAYGSKDNVIIANSDFLNGLTYKESTKKAIEELEKLNQGYGKINYRLRDAVFSRQRYWGEPFPVYYVNGLPQMIDAKHLPIVLPEVEKYLPTEDGLPPLGNATVWAWDTANNKVVETNLVGNNTVFPLELNTMPGWAGSSWYWMRYMDAGNDNEFASKEALAYWESVDLYIGGSEHATGHLLYSRFWNKFLKDKGFAPTEEPFKKLINQGMILGTSAFVHRIHTLNKVPIFISSEKAMLGQVITGKELSKLGLINFDNEELEENLEYKIQDLHVDVALINASNELDIEKFKNHPLYRDYKDAIFITDTNGKYLVSREVEKMSKSKYNVVTPDDICNEYGADTLRLYEMFLGPLEQAKPWNTAGISGVFGFLKKLCRLYFDEHNMIVNDEVPTKDNLKTLHKTIKKVADDIENFSFNTSVSQFMICVNELSTQGCHSRAILEPLAIVISPYAPHIAEELWSLLGNTGSIATVTFPVFEPKHLVESSKEYPVSFNGKMRFTIELPLDLTKDQIEEIIMKDERTIKQLDGKTPNKVIIVPGKIINLVG
- a CDS encoding ABC transporter permease; translation: MSSSFDKFQKRRLISSYFSVVLSIFLVLFLLGVLGLFIINSKKLADDFKEKIAMTVFFKKEANDSIMKAFGAELKKATYARSNVYVTKEAAAKQHTDIIGEDFMTFLGENPLQNSYDIHLKADYVEKDSIAKIEANLRKNVMISDIVYDKQLVNLVNDNIKKVSLWILIISGFLTFIAVLLINSSLRLSIHSNRFIIKTMQMVGATKSFIRKPFVMRSIKLGMLGAILAILALIGVLIYVETNFPDLGILENKILIVLVLLAVLGIGILITWISTYFATQKFLNLRTDDLY
- a CDS encoding DUF3098 domain-containing protein — its product is MKNNEHKQEFLFEKINYKILLIGIAVITLGFILMSGGGSDDPNVFNEAVFSFRRIRLAPTTVLIGFGITVYAILKNPKKA
- a CDS encoding undecaprenyl-diphosphate phosphatase, producing the protein MTLLQAFLIAVIEGLTEYLPVSSTAHMIFTSSYFGIQEDDFVKLFQVSIQFGAILAVVVLYWKKFFDFSTPKTAINFYIKLASAVVPALVLGKLFDDKIEAVLGDPIPIAIVLILGGIILLFIDSRFRNPTVHQEQDITVKKAVTIGFWQCLAMMPGTSRSAASIIGGMQQGLTRHAAAEFSFFLAVPTMLAVTCYSLFLKTYEVSQLKGYELILKSDENIKMFLLGNVIAFIVALLAIKFFIEIIKKFGFKPWGWYRIIVGTFLLIYFTYLK